The Bacteroidia bacterium genomic interval GTGGGGTGGAAGAACCCATCAATTTATCCCGAGAAACGGTCGCAGGTGATCCTGAATTGGGGGGCGAAATCTATGCAGCAAAATGTGCCGTATGCCATGGAAAAGATGGAGAAGGAATTTCTGCACCTGCATTGGGCAACAATATGCTACTGGCAACTGCTACAGATGAATTCTTAAAATATGCCATCAAAGAAGGTCGGGACGGAACGCCTATGGTCGCCTTCAAGGATAGCCTGAAAGAAGAAGAAATAGATGGATTGACTGCCTTTCTCAGAAGTCGTTCTTCGGGTTGGGATGTACCGAAGGGGGATAGTGTGAAAGTGCCCGAAGCAGAAGAGTACGTCCTGAATCCGAACAATAAAAATCCCGACTTTGAGCTCCGCGATGGACTCTACCTTTCTGCCGAACAATTGAATAAAGCCATGGGAGATAGTGCACGTATGGTATTGCTGGATGCCCGTTCGACCGTGGCCTGGAAACAGACACATATCCCGGGTTCGATTCCCGTTCCTTACTATGAAGAACCCGAAGCCTTTGTGGAGAACATCCCTAATGACAGTACCTGGATTGTGGCATATTGCGCTTGTCCGCATGCGGCTTCAGGCAGAGTCATCAAAAAGCTAAAGAAATATGGCTACAAGAATCTGGCAATTCTGGATGAAGGCATACTCGTTTGGGCTGAAATGGGATTTCCAGTTCGACATGGGAATTAGAGGTGAATGAAGATCTGGCAGGGGAAAGGATTCATGCCTCATGAAACTTTCCCCTATCAGAGTCGTACCCCTAGCAAACACAATTTTATCTGATTGCTGATTCCATCTCATTTCCAGCAATCACAAACGTAACGCATGACCGAAAAACATATCTACGAGATTTCTCAATTAGTATTTAAGCAAAGTCCCTCCAGAATCATCCGTCAAACCATAGGCAGATGCAATGAAGTTTTTGAATTGGTTTTCGATTCAGAAAGCTATATCCTGAGGGTACATGAACTGAAAGTCATCCTCTATGGGACCCACAAATCACTACCAATTTTCAAAGACTTAGGAATAAGAACCCCGGAAATCGTTGCCGAGGATTATTCCAAAAGTAACTTCCCTTTCTGCTACCAAATCCTGACCAAATTAGAAGGTAAAGATTTGGGCGTAGTCATTGATTCCCTGAGCCCAACAGAGCTTAGGGGAATAGCCGCTGAGGTATCCAATATCTTTGACAAGTTTAAATCTCTTCCTCCCAAAGAAGATTTCGGCAGTGTTTTCGGAACCCGAGAAGACAGCATTCCCAATATGTATGAAGTGGTGATGCAGAAGAAAGAAGGAGCGCTGAAAAATAGTGCTTCCTCTCAGGTACTGAATAAAGACGTTCAACGTATCCTGCATGAATTGATTGATACTTACAGGGATTATTTTCATCAAGTTCAACCCATCCTCTACTATGATGACATCAATGCAAAAAATGTGATGATCCATGAGGGAAAATTCTCAGGATTGGTGGACCTGGATTTTATGATGAAAGGAGATTATCTGGAGGCCATTGGATGCATGATGGCTTGCTGGTACGGGGAAGACTATGGAGAAATTTATCTATCCGAGATCTTCAAACAGCAAAATCTAAACGACCTGCAGCAAAATATCGTTCGCCTGTATGCCATCCTTAATTTGGCCAGCTGGACCTCAGAAGCAGGAGTCAAAACCAATAGCAATACCACAGCTGAGATCAATTGGGAGAGGGTACGAAAGTCAAATGAACGTATCATGAGCATCTATGCGAGTATGAAGAAGTAGGTTTGATATGTTAAAGCTGTTCGGGATATTTTTATAGATTAACAGGCAAAGCGAGTTTGCCTGAAAAGATGCATTCAATGATTTTATCTAATTCCTTGTCTTATGAAGAGTTTTCTGTATTCAGTTAGCCTATCCTTTTTTCTATTTTCTGCATGCAGCACTTCTACAAGCGGAGAAGAGATGGGAAAATGGAAAGCGGAAGTGAAAGCGGCCGAAAAAGCCTTCAATGACATGGCTCAAACGGAGGGCCTGGCAAAAGCCTTTGCTCATTTCGCAGCAGAGGAAGGTGTCATAAAACGGAGAAATAAAATCATCAAAGGAAAAGTTGATATTGGCCGATGGTATGAGGCAGATACAAAGCCCGGCGAAAGTCTAAGCTGGGAACCGACCTATATTGAGGTGAGCAAATCGGGAGATTTAGCCTATACTTATGGAGACTTTATTTTTAGTTCGCCTGATAGCCTGGGAAACATTCAAAGCAATACAGGGATTTTTCACACCGTCTGGAAACGACAAAGCGATGGAAGCTGGAAATTTGTTTGGGATTAAATCATGAGTATAATTATTCTTTTACCCCCGAAGCATGAACATGAATGAAGCCAGCCCCCTTGCTCAATCGATATTTGATGAAAGTGATTTCTGGGATCTCTCACATCCCCTATGCCCACTTTCTTCTCCTAAGGGCTTAGAAGGATTTAATTTCTTCCTCCAATGGAGAAAAAAATATGAATTAGCACCTGCACATCTTTCGGTCTATGAATACCTTTCTGATCACGGATATGAATGGGGAAATTTACGAAGTGAAGTATGCACGGATCATCCTTATTTCATTGAACGGAAATTAGATAGACTCCGTGAAATTGACCAGTTCCTTATAGGTGTTTCATTTGCTCAAATCTATCTTGAGAATAAACTTGACCACGTACAAAAACAAGCTTGTCTGGCAACGCTGAAAAGACGAATGGATCCTAAAATTCTTGAGAATGAAGAACAGCTTAAAAGCCTATCGGTCTTATATCAAAAATTCGAATCAATAAAGCTGCTTGGAATTCATACGGATATGGAAAAGACCTATTGGGATGTAAAATATCCTCCCAAATAAAAGCAGTTGCAATTCCGACAATCAATGTCCGCATGCTCGCAAATAAATACAATAGCCTTTACGAAGCATACCTCTTTGGAAATCGAGAGGGTTCTGGCTACGCTATTTTCGAAACCCATAAGGAGTGGTTCCGAGAAGAACTACATAGCGGGCGACTAAAGCTTTACCTAAAAGCGCATCTGGAAGAAGTACTTGAAAGCCGGGATGCACGAAAATATGATTACTCAATTCTCCTCATTCAGGCAATAGGGATTGAATTAGAGCC includes:
- a CDS encoding phosphotransferase; translated protein: MTEKHIYEISQLVFKQSPSRIIRQTIGRCNEVFELVFDSESYILRVHELKVILYGTHKSLPIFKDLGIRTPEIVAEDYSKSNFPFCYQILTKLEGKDLGVVIDSLSPTELRGIAAEVSNIFDKFKSLPPKEDFGSVFGTREDSIPNMYEVVMQKKEGALKNSASSQVLNKDVQRILHELIDTYRDYFHQVQPILYYDDINAKNVMIHEGKFSGLVDLDFMMKGDYLEAIGCMMACWYGEDYGEIYLSEIFKQQNLNDLQQNIVRLYAILNLASWTSEAGVKTNSNTTAEINWERVRKSNERIMSIYASMKK